In Posidoniimonas polymericola, one genomic interval encodes:
- a CDS encoding NAD(P)/FAD-dependent oxidoreductase: protein MTASQPSCDVAVIGAGVVGLSVAEELLSHGLTVTVFDRQRAGREASWAGAGILPPGSRYSSHPAIEELAALSDPLNERLSQRLREFTGLDDGFWRCGALYFAGDDRQHRELAAMYDRWRGRGIAVNVIDQADLADLAPYASDELERFAAEGRAHYVPSESQARNPRRLRALTALCQAWGGRVIEHSEVVEIAESPEQVTLRLADGDRFVAGRVVIANGAWASRFLPQRDGIDWVRPVRGQMLLLSRPESIEPLGMNLHVGPHYLAPRTDGRVLAGATVEEAAFDKSTTAAGCGRLLHFVNQTGLGGLRLEQAWAGLRPATADELPLIGPASERTYVAAGHFRAGLQFASATAMLIREQMLGQPPTMDVSPFRIDR from the coding sequence GTGACCGCAAGCCAACCGAGCTGCGATGTCGCTGTGATTGGCGCCGGCGTCGTCGGACTGTCGGTCGCGGAAGAGCTGCTCTCCCACGGCCTGACGGTTACGGTGTTCGACCGCCAGCGGGCAGGGCGCGAGGCCTCCTGGGCGGGCGCCGGCATCCTGCCGCCCGGGTCCCGCTACTCTTCGCATCCGGCCATCGAGGAGCTTGCCGCCCTGTCCGACCCGCTCAACGAGCGGCTCTCCCAGCGGCTTCGCGAGTTCACGGGCCTGGACGACGGGTTCTGGCGGTGCGGCGCGCTCTACTTTGCCGGCGACGACCGGCAGCACCGCGAACTAGCTGCCATGTACGACCGCTGGCGGGGACGCGGCATCGCGGTCAACGTGATCGACCAAGCCGACCTGGCCGATCTGGCGCCGTACGCTTCGGACGAACTCGAGCGGTTCGCGGCCGAGGGTCGCGCGCACTACGTGCCCAGCGAGTCGCAGGCCCGTAACCCACGGCGGCTGCGAGCTCTGACGGCCTTGTGCCAGGCGTGGGGCGGTCGGGTGATTGAACACAGCGAGGTGGTAGAGATCGCGGAAAGCCCGGAGCAGGTGACGCTGCGGCTGGCGGATGGCGATCGCTTCGTCGCGGGACGCGTCGTCATCGCCAACGGCGCCTGGGCGTCGCGTTTTCTCCCGCAGCGGGACGGAATCGATTGGGTGCGGCCGGTACGCGGACAGATGCTGCTGCTCAGCCGGCCCGAGTCGATCGAGCCCTTGGGCATGAACTTGCACGTCGGCCCGCACTACCTGGCCCCCCGTACCGACGGCCGCGTGCTGGCCGGCGCGACGGTTGAGGAGGCGGCATTCGACAAGTCGACCACCGCCGCGGGCTGCGGACGGCTGCTGCATTTTGTCAATCAAACCGGCTTGGGCGGGTTGCGTCTCGAGCAGGCGTGGGCGGGCTTGCGTCCGGCGACCGCCGACGAGCTGCCGCTGATCGGGCCTGCGTCAGAACGCACCTATGTTGCGGCGGGGCACTTCCGTGCGGGTTTGCAATTCGCCAGCGCCACGGCGATGCTTATCAGAGAGCAGATGCTCGGGCAGCCGCCCACCATGGATGTCTCTCCCTTCCGGATTGATCGATGA
- a CDS encoding DASS family sodium-coupled anion symporter, which translates to MQTHASEPRSLVGLAVCVAVGAALWSLPTPVGLTTPAWHIFAVFAATIFSFLIRPLPMGPCVLLGLLALTTSGDLRLATDDYAVVLAGQADGATADEVAAAREWLAEHKTLDSAGMKQALGRALAGFADTTTWLVVSAFMISGAMIRSGLGQRVALSMVTLFGRTTLGLGYAIGAAELILAPFVPSNTARGGGVMAPIVNSLSQVLGSRPEDSPKKAGEYLVLVGAHANLITAAMFLTGMAANPLVNKAAEDVFGPEAKLSWGQWLLGSSAPGLLSLALLPLVIYWLARPEATASGEACKKAQADLQEMGPWTPKQLTMGAILVSMLTLWMTAPLQQMWIGFSLHTTLVALLGVAAIVVLGVDSWREVTSTSGAWDALIWLGGLVSMANALRETGFTGWFADSVGGHVTGLSPLVLAVTLTLVYFFSMYAFSMLTGHIMAFAGVFFATALAAGAPPLLMVALIAYFSNLCGCTTNYSTGPVVIYYGLGYVTAPKWFYVGFVVGLVHLAVWLGVGLPYWKLLGWW; encoded by the coding sequence ATGCAGACGCACGCTAGCGAACCACGCAGCCTGGTCGGACTAGCGGTCTGCGTTGCAGTTGGGGCCGCGCTGTGGTCGCTGCCGACCCCTGTGGGGCTCACGACCCCCGCGTGGCACATCTTCGCGGTGTTTGCCGCGACCATCTTCAGCTTCCTCATCCGGCCGCTGCCGATGGGACCGTGTGTGCTGCTGGGACTGCTGGCGCTGACGACCTCCGGCGACCTGCGTCTCGCGACCGACGACTATGCCGTCGTCCTCGCAGGCCAGGCCGACGGGGCGACTGCCGACGAAGTCGCTGCTGCGCGGGAGTGGCTGGCAGAGCACAAAACACTCGACAGCGCGGGGATGAAGCAGGCGCTCGGCAGGGCGCTGGCCGGCTTCGCGGACACCACCACTTGGCTCGTGGTGTCGGCGTTCATGATTTCCGGCGCCATGATCCGGTCGGGGCTGGGGCAGCGAGTTGCGCTCTCTATGGTGACCCTGTTCGGACGCACCACGCTGGGACTCGGCTACGCGATCGGAGCGGCCGAGCTCATCCTTGCCCCGTTCGTGCCCTCCAACACGGCCCGTGGCGGCGGCGTGATGGCGCCGATTGTCAACTCGCTGTCGCAGGTGCTTGGCTCCCGGCCAGAAGACTCGCCGAAGAAGGCAGGGGAATACCTGGTGCTGGTCGGCGCGCACGCCAACCTCATCACCGCGGCGATGTTCCTGACCGGCATGGCTGCCAACCCGCTGGTCAACAAGGCGGCCGAGGACGTGTTCGGCCCCGAGGCTAAGCTGAGCTGGGGGCAGTGGCTGCTCGGGTCGTCGGCGCCCGGGCTGCTGAGCCTGGCGCTGCTCCCGCTGGTGATCTACTGGCTTGCCCGACCCGAGGCAACTGCTTCCGGCGAGGCGTGCAAGAAGGCCCAGGCCGACCTCCAAGAGATGGGCCCCTGGACTCCCAAGCAGCTGACGATGGGGGCGATTCTGGTCTCGATGCTGACGCTCTGGATGACGGCCCCCCTGCAGCAAATGTGGATCGGGTTTTCGCTGCACACCACGCTAGTCGCGTTGCTGGGGGTCGCCGCGATTGTCGTCCTGGGGGTCGATTCGTGGCGAGAAGTCACCTCGACCTCCGGCGCCTGGGACGCCCTGATCTGGCTCGGCGGGCTGGTGAGCATGGCCAACGCCCTCCGCGAGACCGGCTTCACCGGCTGGTTCGCCGATTCGGTAGGGGGCCATGTCACCGGGCTCTCGCCGCTGGTGCTGGCGGTCACGCTGACGCTGGTGTACTTCTTTTCGATGTACGCGTTCAGCATGCTGACGGGGCACATCATGGCGTTCGCCGGGGTCTTCTTCGCGACGGCGTTGGCGGCCGGCGCGCCGCCGCTATTGATGGTCGCCCTCATCGCCTACTTCTCGAACCTCTGCGGCTGCACCACCAACTACTCGACCGGTCCTGTTGTGATCTACTACGGGCTGGGGTATGTCACCGCTCCCAAGTGGTTCTATGTCGGGTTTGTGGTGGGGCTGGTGCACCTGGCTGTCTGGCTCGGAGTGGGACTCCCCTACTGGAAGCTGCTCGGCTGGTGGTAG
- a CDS encoding lactate racemase domain-containing protein, with amino-acid sequence MTLFYAHGSADIDLTTDDLRSALASMLEQLGDRQRVMAVPPDMSRAHSQAGPITCLLHELLGERLTDVMPALGTHKPMTDAELAEMYPAVPRELIRVHRWRDDIVTLGEVPADYVSEQTEGAWTDAWPAQTNDLIANGGHDLILSIGQVVPHEVIGMANYNKNIFVGAGGVRGINESHYLSAAYGMERIMGRADNPLRRIMNRAQDLYCGGLPIVYVMTVVSDGKIRGLFIGDHHDCFERAAELSLQVNFDILDRAPKKVVVSLDPHEFHSTWLGNKSIYRTRMAIADEGELIVLAPGVRMFGEDPEIDRLIRKYGYRPSAEVQRLVAENEDLRGNLSAAAHLIHGSPENRFRVTYCPGHLSRDEIEGVGYGYGDLDQMNAQYQPENLTHGWNEVRGERIFYIANPALGLWAHASRLPA; translated from the coding sequence ATGACGCTCTTCTACGCCCACGGCAGCGCCGACATTGACCTGACCACCGACGACCTCCGCTCCGCCCTCGCCAGCATGCTGGAACAGCTTGGCGACCGCCAACGCGTGATGGCGGTGCCGCCCGACATGTCGCGGGCCCACAGCCAGGCGGGCCCAATCACCTGCCTGCTGCACGAGTTGCTCGGCGAGCGGCTGACCGACGTGATGCCGGCGCTCGGCACCCACAAGCCGATGACCGACGCGGAACTCGCCGAGATGTACCCCGCTGTGCCGCGGGAGCTGATCCGGGTTCACCGCTGGCGGGACGACATCGTCACGCTCGGCGAGGTGCCCGCCGACTACGTCAGCGAGCAGACCGAAGGCGCCTGGACCGACGCCTGGCCGGCCCAGACGAACGACCTGATCGCCAACGGCGGGCACGACCTGATCCTCTCGATCGGCCAGGTAGTGCCCCACGAGGTGATCGGCATGGCCAATTACAACAAGAACATCTTTGTCGGCGCGGGCGGCGTGCGGGGAATCAACGAGAGCCACTACCTGAGCGCCGCCTACGGCATGGAGCGGATCATGGGCCGCGCGGACAACCCGCTGCGGCGGATCATGAACCGGGCGCAGGACCTGTACTGCGGCGGCCTGCCAATCGTGTACGTGATGACCGTCGTGAGCGACGGCAAGATCCGCGGGCTGTTCATCGGCGACCACCACGACTGCTTCGAGCGGGCGGCGGAGCTCTCGCTGCAGGTTAACTTCGACATCCTCGACCGGGCGCCGAAGAAGGTCGTCGTGAGCCTCGACCCGCACGAGTTCCACAGCACGTGGCTGGGCAACAAGTCGATCTACCGAACCCGCATGGCAATCGCCGACGAGGGCGAGCTGATCGTCCTGGCGCCGGGCGTGCGGATGTTCGGTGAGGACCCCGAGATCGACCGTCTGATCCGGAAGTACGGCTACCGGCCCTCGGCAGAGGTCCAGCGGCTGGTCGCCGAGAACGAGGACCTGCGGGGCAATCTGTCCGCCGCGGCCCACCTGATCCACGGCTCGCCCGAGAACCGGTTCCGCGTGACCTACTGCCCCGGTCATCTGAGCCGGGACGAGATTGAGGGGGTCGGCTACGGCTACGGCGACCTCGACCAGATGAATGCGCAATACCAACCCGAGAATTTAACGCACGGCTGGAACGAGGTTCGGGGGGAGCGTATCTTCTACATCGCGAACCCCGCGCTAGGCCTCTGGGCGCACGCGTCGCGTTTACCTGCTTAG